A stretch of Primulina tabacum isolate GXHZ01 chromosome 13, ASM2559414v2, whole genome shotgun sequence DNA encodes these proteins:
- the LOC142522488 gene encoding uncharacterized protein LOC142522488 isoform X2, with product MAIIRIPLSSSFGCLLSPIGSSSSSSRFSSNSVAFRARRISCNCSCFEAVAIALSLESYCEFNTTSMGKFSLDKGLGDRIVIILGVYY from the exons ATGGCGATTATCAGAATCCCATTGTCGTCTTCATTTGGTTGCCTCCTATCACCTATTGGATCCTCGTCGTCTTCTTCTCGCTTCAG TTCAAATTCAGTGGCATTTCGAGCTCGTAGAATTTCCTGCAATTGTTCATGCTTCGAG GCCGTAGCAATAGCTCTTTCCCTTGAGTCGTACTGTGAATTCAACACAACGAGTATGGGAAAATTTTCCTTGGATAAAGGTTTAGGCGATAGAATTGTCATTATCTTAGGTGTGTATTATTAA